In Garra rufa chromosome 15, GarRuf1.0, whole genome shotgun sequence, a single genomic region encodes these proteins:
- the c15h22orf39 gene encoding synaptic plasticity regulator PANTS, whose translation MAGSHSHWRPPRSCDVYWSEFKHCKSLFNRFHEYYTYGRAPDCQQWKEDYYTCKEWETNHSTQAKESLQESERKRIAEQRKFTPVWELRQTPPADWHLPLNQDKPQDS comes from the exons CCTCCACGTTCATGTGACGTCTACTGGAGTGAATTCAAGCACTGCAAGAGTTTATTTAACAGATTCCATGAATACTACACCTATGGCAGAGCACCAGACTGCCAGCAGTGGAAAGAAGACTATTACACCTGCAAAGAGTGGGAGACAAACCACAGCACACAAGCCAAG GAATCCCTCCAGGAGAGCGAGAGGAAGCGAATCGCTGAGCAGAGGAAGTTCACTCCGGTCTGGGAGCTTCGGCAGACGCCTCCGGCTGATTGGCACCTGCCGCTCAACCAGGACAAACCACAGGACTCATAA
- the mrpl40 gene encoding large ribosomal subunit protein mL40 isoform X1: MAGIVCRTVSRVLSTQASCSSSVVAVRHSHWFTSVLSLKTSMPLRAEPKKKKKVDPRREIMMRDRLKKKLKRLERVPPELIPIEDFITPAKCFDETRIRDAPKLSFEESERRALLLKEWSRYKFAQHQTEMNIIKEALEAQRQALDELKLESEELYKAAVSPDTDIFPFQHEGPSYTPPITNYEAPEGKYNNITRVYTQ, translated from the exons ATGGCGGGGATTGTGTGTCGTACTGTAAGCCGGGTTTTATCGACTCAAGCATCATG TAGCAGTTCTGTGGTTGCTGTCAGACACAGTCACTGGTTCACATCAGTGCTTTCCTTGAAAACCTCTATGCCGCTAAG AGCCGAACCCAAGAAAAAGAAGAAGGTAGACCCGCGTCGAGAGATAATGATGAGAGATCGTCTCAAGAAGAAGCTCAAAAGGCTGGAGAGAGTTCCACCAGAACTGATTCCCATTGAAGACTTCATTACACCAGCCAAGTGCTTTGACGAGACCAG GATCCGTGACGCTCCTAAACTCTCTTTTGAGGAGAGCGAGCGCAGAGCCCTTCTGCTGAAGGAATGGTCCAGATACAAGTTTGCCCAGCACCAGACAGAGATGAACATCATCAAGGAGGCTCTGGAGGCCCAGAGACAAGCTCTGGATGAGCTGAAGCTGGAGTCAGAAGAGCTTTATAAAGCAGCAGTCAGCCCAGATACAGATATATTCCCTTTCCAGCACGAAGGGCCCAGTTACACACCCCCCATTACAAACTATGAGGCTCCAGAAGGCAAATACAACAACATTACACGAGTTTACACACAGTGA
- the mrpl40 gene encoding large ribosomal subunit protein mL40 isoform X2, with protein sequence MAGIVCRTVSRVLSTQASCSSVVAVRHSHWFTSVLSLKTSMPLRAEPKKKKKVDPRREIMMRDRLKKKLKRLERVPPELIPIEDFITPAKCFDETRIRDAPKLSFEESERRALLLKEWSRYKFAQHQTEMNIIKEALEAQRQALDELKLESEELYKAAVSPDTDIFPFQHEGPSYTPPITNYEAPEGKYNNITRVYTQ encoded by the exons ATGGCGGGGATTGTGTGTCGTACTGTAAGCCGGGTTTTATCGACTCAAGCATCATG CAGTTCTGTGGTTGCTGTCAGACACAGTCACTGGTTCACATCAGTGCTTTCCTTGAAAACCTCTATGCCGCTAAG AGCCGAACCCAAGAAAAAGAAGAAGGTAGACCCGCGTCGAGAGATAATGATGAGAGATCGTCTCAAGAAGAAGCTCAAAAGGCTGGAGAGAGTTCCACCAGAACTGATTCCCATTGAAGACTTCATTACACCAGCCAAGTGCTTTGACGAGACCAG GATCCGTGACGCTCCTAAACTCTCTTTTGAGGAGAGCGAGCGCAGAGCCCTTCTGCTGAAGGAATGGTCCAGATACAAGTTTGCCCAGCACCAGACAGAGATGAACATCATCAAGGAGGCTCTGGAGGCCCAGAGACAAGCTCTGGATGAGCTGAAGCTGGAGTCAGAAGAGCTTTATAAAGCAGCAGTCAGCCCAGATACAGATATATTCCCTTTCCAGCACGAAGGGCCCAGTTACACACCCCCCATTACAAACTATGAGGCTCCAGAAGGCAAATACAACAACATTACACGAGTTTACACACAGTGA